The genomic segment GTGCGGAAGGACTTGCCGAACACCGGCAGGTTGCGGCCGAAGTTGCTCCACGCCGAGGCACCCGGCCCGCCGCCGTGCAGCAGAATCACCGTTTCCTCGTGCTCGGCCCCGGTTTCGTGGTAGTGCAGCCGGAGTTCCGGCGTCACCTGGGCGTACTGGCCTTCGGTCACCGTCACACCATCCCGTTCTCCACCGGCAGCCCGAACTCGCCGGTGCCGTACATGACGTAGGCGCGTTCCGGGTCGTTCGCCGCGTGCACCCGGCCGGCGTGCGCGTCCCGCCAGAAGCGCTGGATCGGCGTGCCGGTCCGCAGCGCGCGGCCGCCGGAGTTCTCGAAGAGCCGGTCGATCGCGGAGATCGCCCGCTCGGTGCCGCGCACCTGATCGCGGCGGACGCGCAGCCGGGTGGCGAACGGCAGCTTCTCCCCCGCGCACGCCAGCTGGTACAGCTCGTCGATGTTGTGCGTCAGCTGGAGCCACGCCGCGTCGATCTCGCTGGCCGCCTCGGCGATCCGCACCTTGGCGAACGGGTCCTCTTTGGACTGTTCACCGGCGTAGGCGGCCCGCACGCGCTGGCGCTGGAAGTCCACGTGCGCGTCGTAGGCGCCCTGCGCCATGCCGATGATCGGCGCGGTGATGGTGGACGGGTGCACCGAGCCGTAGGGCAGCCGGTACAGCGGGCCGGGGTTGACCGCCTGGCCGGGGGTCCTGAGCTTCGAGGTGGCGATGAAGCTCAGCGCCCGGTGCGACGGCACGAAGACGTCGTCCACGAGGACGTCGTTGCTGCCGGTTCCCCGCAGCCCCACCGTGTCCCAGACGTCTTCGATGGCGTAGTCGGCGATCGGCAGGAGGTAGGTGCAGAAGTCGACCGGCTTGCCGTCCGCGTCGAAGGCGGGCGCGCCCAGCAGCACCCAGGTCGCGTGGTCGCAGCCGGAGGAGAAGCTCCAGCGCCCGCTGAGCCGGTACCCGCCGTCGACCACCTTCGCCTTGCCCATCGGCGCGTACGAAGAGGACAGCCGGACCTCGTGGTCCTCGCCCCAGACGTCCTCCTGGGCCTGCGCGTCGAACAACGCCACGTGCCAGGGGTGCACGCCGAGGATGGAGGCCACCCAGCCGGTGGACCCGCAGGCGCTCGCGATGAGCTTCACCGCGGTGTAGAAGGAAACCGGGTCGGCTTCGTAGCCGCCGTACGGCTTGGGTTGCAGCAGCTTGAAGAAGCCGGTCTCCTGCAACGCCTTGATCGACTCTTCGGGAATGCGGCGGGCGTCCTCGGTCTCCTGCGCCCGTTCCCGCAACACGGGGAGCAGCTCGGAGACCCCGGCGAGCACACCGCCGACACTCGGCTCTGTCATACCGCCAAGACTAGAACACGTTCTCGTTTTTGTCGAGTTCCCGCAGCGTCCGCCCACTGTGGTTCCCGGCAC from the Amycolatopsis magusensis genome contains:
- the hsaA gene encoding 3-hydroxy-9,10-secoandrosta-1,3,5(10)-triene-9,17-dione monooxygenase oxygenase subunit, coding for MTEPSVGGVLAGVSELLPVLRERAQETEDARRIPEESIKALQETGFFKLLQPKPYGGYEADPVSFYTAVKLIASACGSTGWVASILGVHPWHVALFDAQAQEDVWGEDHEVRLSSSYAPMGKAKVVDGGYRLSGRWSFSSGCDHATWVLLGAPAFDADGKPVDFCTYLLPIADYAIEDVWDTVGLRGTGSNDVLVDDVFVPSHRALSFIATSKLRTPGQAVNPGPLYRLPYGSVHPSTITAPIIGMAQGAYDAHVDFQRQRVRAAYAGEQSKEDPFAKVRIAEAASEIDAAWLQLTHNIDELYQLACAGEKLPFATRLRVRRDQVRGTERAISAIDRLFENSGGRALRTGTPIQRFWRDAHAGRVHAANDPERAYVMYGTGEFGLPVENGMV